The following is a genomic window from Serratia ficaria.
GAACGCCAGAATGGCGCTCAGTTTGGGCAAACGCCCGCGGGACGGTGAGTTCATGGCAGGATTATCGTTAAGAATCGGTTAGCTTATCCATAACGTATTTTTGTTATGGCGGCAATGCGCCATTGGTTACAGTGGGGGGTATCCGGCCATCGCGCATCCAGGGGAATGTCATGCGGCAACTCGCTAATATTGTTGATTTATCCGTTAACCCGATCGGCGATCCGGCCTTTCGGACGCGCTGCAGGCAAACGCTGGACGCCGCCGGCGCGCTGGTGCTGCCGGGTTTTTTGAGCGCAGCGGCGCTGGCAACCGTGCGGCTGGAAGGGGCGGAGCACAGCCCCGCGGCGTTCTACGCCGCCAGCAAACACAACGTGTATCTGCGGCCGCAGGACGAAAGCCTGCCCGCCGGGCATGCGCGCAACCGGCTGGTGGTGTCGTCCAAGGGCTGCATTACCGATGAAGACATTCCGGCGCAGTCGCCGCTGCGCACCCTGTATGACGCACTACCGTTCCGTGATTTTCTCTGTGCGGTGCTGGGCGAGGAGCAGCTTTATCCCTATGCCGATCGGCTGTCGTCGATCAATCTGCATTACGCCCGTGCCGGGCAAGAATTGGGCTGGCATTTCGACAATTCGTCGTTCGCCATTACGCTGCTGATACAGAAGCCCGAAGCCGGCGGGCACTTCGAATATGTGGAAAACCTGCGCGACGCCGACGGCGGCGAGATGAACTACGCCGGGGTGACGCAGGTGCTGGACGGCCGGCGGGCGGTGAAGCGATTGGCGATCGGAGAGGGGGACCTGGTGCTGTTTCGCGGGCGCAACGCCATGCATCGGGTGACGCCGACCGAGGGTAACGCTACCCGTATGCTGGTGGTGCTGGCCTACAACGCTCAGCCGGGCATCATGCTGTCGGAAAGCGCCAGAATGACCTTCTACGGCCGGCTGTAGCGGATAAAAAAAACCGCCCCGGTTGGGGCGGCTCGCGGGGTTAGTGCGTCGATTGCTCTTCGTGAGCCTGCTGTTCCAGCTTCACCTCCTGCGCGCGCTTGCGCAGGCCGAACCAGCCCAGCGTCAGCAGCACCGCCAGCACCGGGATGGTGGCGATGGTCCAGGTGCCGTTCGGGTAGTCGAACGCCATCATGACAACCACCGCCAGCAGGAACGCCAGCGTCAGCCAGGAGGTGAACGGCGCGCCGGGCATTCTGAAGGATACCGGCTGGGCGCGGCCTTCGCGCACCGCTTTGCGCAGGCGCATTTGGCAGACGATGATAAACGCCCACGAGGCGATGATGCCCAGCGAGGCGATGTTCAACACGATCTCGAACACCCGCGAAGGCACCAGATAGTTCAGCACCACGCCGATCACGTAGATGCCGCAGGTCACCAGGATGCCGGCGTAGGGCACCTGCTGGCCGCTCATTTTGGCCATGAACTTCGGCGCCGAGCCGCCCATCGCCAGGGAGCGCAGGATGCGGCCGGTGGAGTACAGGCCGGAGTTGAGGCTGGACAGCGCCGCGGTCAACACCACGATGTTCATGACGGTGCCGATGTATGGCACGCCCAGTTTGCTGAAGAAGGTAACGAACGGGCTCTGGCCCGCCTGATAGGCGTTCCACGGCAGCAGCAGCACCAGCAGCACCACCGAACCGACGTAGAACAGGCCGATGCGCCAGATGACGCTGTTGATGGCCTTCGGCATCATTTTGGCCGGATCCTTGCATTCGCCGGCGGCGGTGCCGATCAGCTCGATGCCGGCGAAGGCGAAGATTACCCCTTGCACCAGCACCAGCGCGGGCAGCAGGCCGTGCGGGAACATACCGCCGTTTTCGGTGATCAGGTGCAGGCCGGTGGTGTGGCCCGCCACCGGGGTGCCGGTGCCGAGAAACACCACGCCCACCACCAGGAACAGCGCGATGGCGACCACCTTGATCAAGGCAAACCAGAATTCCATCTCGGCGAACCATTTCACGCCGATCATGTTCATGGTGGCGACCACCCCGAGGGCGCAGAGCGCGAACAGCCACTGCGGCACGTCGGCGAAGGTGCCCCAATAGTGCATGTAAAGCGCCACTGCGGTGATGTCGACGATGCCGGTCATCGCCCAGTTCAGGAAATACATCCAGCCGGCGACGTAAGAGGCTTTTTCGCCGAGGAACTCACGGGCGTAAGACACGAAGCTGCCGCTGGAAGGGCGGTGCAGCACCAGCTCGCCCAGCGCGCGCAGAATAAAGAACGAGAAAATCCCGCACACCAGATAGACCAGCGCCAGTGCCGGCCCGGCCAGTTCCAGCCGCCCGCCGGTGCCGAGGAACAGACCGGTGCCGATCGACCCGCCGATGGCGATCATTTGTATTTGCCGGTTGCCCATGCTCTTGTGATAACCGGATTCATGGGAGTCTAACCAACGTCTTCTGGCTGCGTGCTTGTCATGCGCAGACTTTTTATCTGATTGCATCATCCGTCCTGTTTACCTGTCTATGGTTAACCCTGCTCGAAGAGCAAACGATTGCTACCGCCAATCGTTATGAGAATGAGGTCGTGGCATCATTCTGTTGTTTATTGTGTGTACAGCCGCCATGAAATAACGGCGAGGCATGCTACCTTTTCTCCGTAAATGTGGCAAAAAAACCTGCGTATAAATCGTGAGCAATTGTGTTTATTTTTTAATCCATATATAAAAGAATATATTATTCAATAAGATGTATAAATCTATCAATACGGAAATAGCGAGGAATAAAAAGTGATTAAAATCACAAAATAATAATTACCGTGCAAATTACAGGGAGTTGTTCTTATATTTCGCGGGATGAAATAAGAGCGGAAATATTGGCGCGCCTGCCGAGGTAAAGAGGGTTTTACGGCAGGCGCGTTGTGCGGGGGAGGATTCAGGCCGATTCACCGGCCGGCAGGGCCGAGGCGGGCAGGCCAAACAGCCTGTCGAACGCCCAGTTGAACAGGAAGGTGTAGCACGGGATGATGACGATCAGCGCCATATCCAGCAGCAGCGCCTGCCACAGCGTAATGCCCATCCACCAGGCGATCAGCGGGATCAGATACATCACCAGCGTCAGTTGAAAACCCACCGCATGCAGGATGCGCCGCTTGAGCGTGCGGGTGCGCGAAACCTGGCGGCTTTCCCAGCTTTCATACAGCGAGTTGTAAATAAAGTTCCAGCTGACCGCGATGCTGGTGATCACCACCGCCAGCGGCCCGGTGCTGCTGGGCGCATGGCCCGACAGCAGCGCCAGCCCAAGCGCCGAGATCGCCATGCCGATGATTT
Proteins encoded in this region:
- a CDS encoding HalD/BesD family halogenase, whose amino-acid sequence is MRQLANIVDLSVNPIGDPAFRTRCRQTLDAAGALVLPGFLSAAALATVRLEGAEHSPAAFYAASKHNVYLRPQDESLPAGHARNRLVVSSKGCITDEDIPAQSPLRTLYDALPFRDFLCAVLGEEQLYPYADRLSSINLHYARAGQELGWHFDNSSFAITLLIQKPEAGGHFEYVENLRDADGGEMNYAGVTQVLDGRRAVKRLAIGEGDLVLFRGRNAMHRVTPTEGNATRMLVVLAYNAQPGIMLSESARMTFYGRL
- the ansP gene encoding L-asparagine permease; amino-acid sequence: MQSDKKSAHDKHAARRRWLDSHESGYHKSMGNRQIQMIAIGGSIGTGLFLGTGGRLELAGPALALVYLVCGIFSFFILRALGELVLHRPSSGSFVSYAREFLGEKASYVAGWMYFLNWAMTGIVDITAVALYMHYWGTFADVPQWLFALCALGVVATMNMIGVKWFAEMEFWFALIKVVAIALFLVVGVVFLGTGTPVAGHTTGLHLITENGGMFPHGLLPALVLVQGVIFAFAGIELIGTAAGECKDPAKMMPKAINSVIWRIGLFYVGSVVLLVLLLPWNAYQAGQSPFVTFFSKLGVPYIGTVMNIVVLTAALSSLNSGLYSTGRILRSLAMGGSAPKFMAKMSGQQVPYAGILVTCGIYVIGVVLNYLVPSRVFEIVLNIASLGIIASWAFIIVCQMRLRKAVREGRAQPVSFRMPGAPFTSWLTLAFLLAVVVMMAFDYPNGTWTIATIPVLAVLLTLGWFGLRKRAQEVKLEQQAHEEQSTH
- a CDS encoding PACE efflux transporter yields the protein MQGVKRKLVYVTAYEIIGMAISALGLALLSGHAPSSTGPLAVVITSIAVSWNFIYNSLYESWESRQVSRTRTLKRRILHAVGFQLTLVMYLIPLIAWWMGITLWQALLLDMALIVIIPCYTFLFNWAFDRLFGLPASALPAGESA